In Centroberyx gerrardi isolate f3 chromosome 11, fCenGer3.hap1.cur.20231027, whole genome shotgun sequence, the following are encoded in one genomic region:
- the LOC139908137 gene encoding clathrin interactor 1-like, whose amino-acid sequence MLNMWKVRELVDKATNVVMNYSEIESKVREATNDDPWGPSGQLMGEIAKSTFMYEQFPEVMNMLWTRMLKDNKKNWRRVYKALLLLAYLIRNGSERVVTSAREHIYDLRSLENYHFIDENGKDQGINVRQKVKEMVEFVQDDDRLREERKKAKKNKDKYIGVSSDSMGGTGGGGGGGGGGSFKNSGGSELDRSKWDEDWDKSRGAFPFSEKLGEISDKIGSTIDDTLNKFRKKERDDSPDRISDSEEDRVSRNGRQEKLEFKDEEETVTTKSIQITQATETTTTTTRKRSGAAGSKTLDLGAAAHYTGDRSPEEKPSVRQSTSSGLADLLMVDPSSNQSATTGGSSDLIGGFADFSSPAASASLPSTTGAASSNGNGEFGDWNAFSANPPASSSAGPSQPVTDLFGSVQSPSAPASNPASVPPSAELFDLMGGVNHQLTNQHTTLSASQSMTFSLGGATPGTTVAMPAIPLSRSQQSLGGLMSQQPMGQQQKVGVGGQGSLGSTWSDPSVNISLDFLSAGLNPTKTPPTLNNIIQQQGVPPVNLLAQNFGGLNLSSPPPVTPIRPSANPVMAGNTMTMGMPASMATGMPASVAAGMPASMATGTMGMTGIPVNQGMMGMNMSMNMGMASPVMMGGMAGMGMSGVGMPAMGLAHSITPAMVPPKQDAFANFGNFGK is encoded by the exons ATGCTGAATATGTGGAAAGTCAGAGAGCTGGTGGACAAAGC CACCAATGTGGTGATGAACTACTCTGAGATCGAGTCCAAGGTGAGAGAGGCCACCAACGACGACccctggggaccctctggacaACTGATGGGAGAGATAGCCAA gtctacCTTCATGTATGAACAGTTCCCAGAGGTGATGAACATGCTGTGGACCAGGATGCTGAAGGACAACAAGAAGAACTGGAGACGGGTGTATAAG GCTTTACTTCTGCTGGCCTATCTGATCAGGAATGGGTCAGAGAGAGTAGTCACCAGCGCCAGAGAGCACATCTATGACCTGCGATCTCTAGAGAACTACCACTTCATTG aTGAGAACGGTAAGGATCAGGGCATCAACGTGCGTCAGAAAGTGAAGGAGATGGTGGAGTTTGTCCAGGACgatgacagactgagagaggagaggaagaaagccAAGAAGAACAAAGACAAATACATTGGAGTCTCTTCAGACAGTAtgggaggaacaggaggaggaggaggtggaggtggaggaggcagcTTCAAGAACT CTGGAGGTAGTGAGTTGGACCGGAGTAAGTGGGATGAGGACTGGGATAAGAGCAGAGGAGCTTTCCCCTTCAGCGAGAAGCTTGGAGAGATCAGTGACAAGATCGGCAGCACGATCGACGACACGCTCAACAAGTTCAGGAAGAAGGAACGAGACGACTCCCCCGACAGAATCAG TGACAGCGAGGAGGACCGGGTATCCAGGAACGGTCGGCAGGAAAAACTAGAGTTCAAAGATGAAGAGGAAACCGTAACAACCAAGAGCATCCAGATCACCCAAGCAACAGAAACCACGACGACCACCACACGGAAACGCAGCGGAGCGGCAGGCAGCAAGACTCTGGACTTGGGGGCTGCAGCCCACTACACCGGAGACAGGAGCCCAGAGgagaag CCATCAGTCAGGCAGTCAACCAGTAGCGGTCTAGCTGACCTGCTGATGGTCGACCCTTCATCCAATCAGAGCGCTACAACAG gTGGCAGTTCAGACCTCATTGGTGGCTTTGCTGACTTCTCCTCTCCCGCAGCCTCCGCCAGCCTCCCATCCACCACCG GTGCTGCATCATCCAATGGGAATGGAGAATTTGGAGACTGGAATGCCTTCTCAGCCAATCCCCCAGCTTCCTCTAGCGCTGGTCCCTCCCAGCCCGTCACTGACCTGTTTGGCAGCGTCCAGTCACCTTCAGCTCCAGCCTCTAATCCCGCCTCTGTCCCACCTTCAGCTGAGCTCTTTGACCTGATGGGTGGGGTTAACCATCAACTAACCAATCAGCATACAACACTGAGCGCCTCTCAGAGCATGACTTTTTCTCTGGGCGGGGCGACACCAGGGACAACTGTTGCCATGCCCgccatccccctctctcgctcccaaCAG AGCCTGGGAGGCCTGATGTCCCAGCAGCCCATGGGACAGCAGCAGAAGGTTGGGGTCGGAGGTCAGGGATCGTTGGGGTCGACCTGGTCTGACCCCTCCGTCAACATTAGCCTGGACTTCCTGTCAGCAGGCCTCAACCCCACCAAGACACCACCCACACTTAACAATATCATCCAGCAACAAG GTGTGCCTCCTGTCAACTTATTGGCCCAGAACTTCGGAGGGTTGAACCTCAGCTCCCCGCCCCCCGTTACACCCATCAGACCATCAGCCAATCCCGTGATGGCAGGCAACACCATGACGATGGGCATGCCGGCATCTATGGCAACCGGCATGCCTGCTTCTGTGGCAGCCGGTATGCCAGCCTCGATGGCGACGGGTACCATGGGGATGACTGGCATCCCTGTCAACCAAGGCATGATGGGAATGAACATGAGCATGAATATGGGCATGGCGTCTCCGGTGATGATGGGCGGTATGGCTGGCATGGGGATGTCAGGAGTAGGAATGCCAGCCATGGGCCTAGCACACTCCATCACCCCCGCCATGGTGCCACCCAAACAAGATGCCTTCGCTAACTTTGGCAACTTTGGGAAATGA